A portion of the Roseovarius sp. SCSIO 43702 genome contains these proteins:
- a CDS encoding NUDIX hydrolase has protein sequence MAGQAPIALEGYDKSEMRSQFAALCFRMRQDKPEILLVTTRGSGRWILPKGWPMPGKTPAEAALIEAWEEAGVKGKAYDRCLGVFSYAKSLHPSHEAPCLALVYPVKVKTLLAKFPESDQRKRKWMRPKRAAKAVAEPELAQLLRNFDPRVLDKPAHSSS, from the coding sequence ATGGCCGGTCAGGCCCCCATCGCCCTCGAGGGCTACGACAAGAGCGAGATGCGGTCGCAATTCGCGGCGCTCTGCTTTCGCATGCGACAGGACAAGCCCGAGATCCTGCTCGTCACGACGCGCGGATCGGGGCGGTGGATCCTGCCCAAGGGATGGCCCATGCCCGGCAAGACCCCGGCCGAAGCCGCCCTCATCGAGGCGTGGGAGGAAGCGGGCGTGAAGGGCAAGGCCTATGATCGCTGTCTCGGCGTGTTTTCCTATGCCAAGTCGCTGCACCCGTCGCACGAGGCGCCGTGCCTCGCGCTGGTCTATCCGGTCAAGGTCAAGACCCTGCTCGCCAAATTTCCCGAATCCGATCAGCGCAAGCGCAAGTGGATGCGCCCGAAACGCGCGGCCAAGGCCGTCGCCGAACCCGAGCTTGCGCAGCTCCTGCGCAATTTCGACCCGCGCGTGCTGGACAAGCCCGCGCATAGTTCAAGTTGA
- a CDS encoding DUF1178 family protein, with protein MIKFTLRCPDDHRFESWFKSDAAYDALRESGHISCAVCGSTDVEKALMAPRVQESRARPARPEARPTPETMARAIAEIRKHVEANSDYVGGNFAREARDMHEGVVPERAIHGEARPEEARRLIEDGVPIAPLPFTPKARIN; from the coding sequence ATGATCAAGTTCACCCTCAGATGCCCTGACGACCACCGCTTCGAAAGCTGGTTCAAGTCGGATGCCGCCTACGACGCGCTGCGGGAGTCGGGCCATATCTCCTGTGCCGTCTGCGGCAGCACCGATGTCGAGAAGGCGCTGATGGCCCCGCGCGTGCAGGAAAGCCGTGCCCGCCCGGCCCGGCCCGAGGCACGCCCCACGCCCGAGACGATGGCCCGCGCGATCGCCGAGATCCGCAAGCATGTCGAAGCGAATTCCGATTATGTCGGCGGCAATTTCGCGCGCGAGGCACGCGACATGCACGAGGGTGTCGTGCCCGAACGCGCCATCCATGGCGAGGCCCGCCCCGAGGAGGCCCGGCGCCTGATCGAAGATGGCGTGCCCATCGCCCCCCTGCCCTTCACCCCGAAGGCCAGGATCAACTGA
- a CDS encoding SDR family NAD(P)-dependent oxidoreductase: protein MHVVITGASRGIGKALAERYAGAGARVTGTSRSDGGDATLDVTDPKSHAAFASSLGHDAVDLLVCNAGIYPDKGETLDTGYPPAMWAEAMATNVTGVFLSIQSLLPHLSRSDRPRVAIISSQMASDTLAPGGSYVYRASKAAVLNLGRNLATDLAPRGIAVGIYHPGWVRTDMGGDSAAISPTESADGLHARFDELDLDTTGCFRTWDGREHPF, encoded by the coding sequence ATGCATGTCGTCATCACCGGGGCCAGCCGGGGCATCGGCAAGGCGCTGGCCGAACGCTACGCCGGCGCTGGCGCCCGCGTGACTGGGACGAGCCGGTCGGACGGCGGCGATGCAACGCTCGACGTGACCGACCCCAAGAGCCATGCTGCCTTTGCAAGCTCGCTCGGCCACGACGCGGTCGATCTCCTGGTCTGCAATGCAGGCATATATCCCGACAAGGGAGAGACGCTCGACACGGGCTATCCGCCGGCGATGTGGGCCGAGGCGATGGCCACCAACGTGACCGGCGTTTTCCTGTCGATTCAATCGCTTCTCCCGCATCTTTCGCGCAGTGACCGCCCGCGCGTCGCGATCATCTCGAGCCAGATGGCCAGCGATACGCTCGCGCCGGGCGGAAGCTATGTCTACCGCGCGTCGAAGGCCGCGGTGCTCAACCTCGGCCGCAACCTAGCCACCGACCTCGCGCCGCGGGGCATCGCAGTGGGCATTTACCATCCGGGCTGGGTGCGCACGGACATGGGCGGCGACAGCGCCGCCATTTCACCCACCGAGTCCGCCGACGGGCTGCATGCGCGGTTCGATGAGCTCGACCTCGACACGACCGGCTGTTTCAGAACATGGGACGGACGGGAGCACCCGTTTTGA
- a CDS encoding ACT domain-containing protein: MTGGTDLDALLAGMRPTLAPETYVFATRPDGTWPDTLRPRMIFHEAEGTTLVITRSEAEAAGLDHEFPCRMITLDIHSALHAVGFIARIATELAAHGMGVNPVAGFFHDHLFVPEDRAGDAMAILENLSREG, translated from the coding sequence ATGACCGGCGGCACCGATCTCGACGCGCTTCTGGCGGGCATGCGACCCACGCTCGCGCCCGAAACCTATGTCTTCGCCACCCGGCCCGATGGCACATGGCCCGATACGCTACGCCCCCGCATGATCTTTCACGAAGCCGAGGGCACGACCCTCGTCATCACGCGGTCCGAGGCCGAAGCGGCCGGGCTGGATCACGAATTTCCCTGCCGGATGATCACGCTCGACATCCATTCCGCGCTTCATGCGGTGGGCTTCATCGCCCGCATCGCGACCGAACTCGCGGCGCACGGGATGGGGGTGAACCCCGTCGCGGGGTTCTTCCACGATCATCTTTTCGTGCCCGAGGACCGGGCCGGGGATGCCATGGCGATCCTCGAGAATCTCTCGCGCGAAGGCTGA
- a CDS encoding DUF1150 family protein — protein MNTPYDFNMTDEARIAYVRPVAVSELPEEIRAQLPGAETIYAVHSAMGERLALVRERGMAFVLARQNDLHPVTVH, from the coding sequence ATGAATACGCCCTATGACTTCAACATGACCGACGAGGCGCGCATCGCCTATGTCCGCCCCGTCGCCGTCTCGGAACTGCCCGAGGAGATCCGGGCGCAATTGCCCGGTGCCGAGACGATCTATGCCGTTCACAGCGCCATGGGCGAGCGACTCGCCCTGGTGCGGGAGCGCGGGATGGCCTTCGTGCTGGCGCGGCAGAATGACCTGCATCCGGTGACGGTGCATTAA